In Gimesia benthica, a single window of DNA contains:
- a CDS encoding RNA polymerase sigma factor: protein MSTCENLESRSDEKLADLIKGQGETFAQKQEAEAAFNLLYERHAAVLLGLLKVRCSSHVVAGDIAQETWLRAWQKIPEYFDGSHFRGWLFQIAKNLLLDEFRKKKMTSLSEGMDAPDMQDAAQAFINQEEKQQLQDCLSQLDDSRQQIVKLRLSGQSHREISDQLQIDYTTVQTRFHRAKQFLEECVQSTRKETA, encoded by the coding sequence ATGTCCACATGCGAAAACCTCGAATCCCGATCAGATGAAAAACTGGCGGACCTGATCAAAGGTCAGGGAGAGACGTTTGCGCAGAAACAGGAAGCAGAGGCTGCGTTTAATCTGTTGTATGAGCGACATGCTGCTGTGCTGCTCGGATTACTGAAGGTACGCTGCAGTTCGCATGTCGTCGCCGGGGACATTGCCCAGGAGACCTGGTTACGGGCCTGGCAGAAAATACCGGAATACTTTGACGGCTCCCATTTCCGTGGCTGGTTATTTCAGATTGCGAAGAATCTGTTGCTGGACGAATTTCGAAAAAAGAAGATGACCTCACTTTCTGAGGGAATGGACGCGCCTGATATGCAGGATGCCGCTCAGGCCTTCATCAATCAGGAAGAGAAACAGCAGTTACAGGATTGTCTGAGTCAACTGGATGACTCCCGGCAGCAGATCGTTAAATTGCGGCTGTCAGGGCAGAGTCATCGCGAAATCAGCGATCAGTTGCAGATCGACTACACAACGGTTCAAACCCGTTTCCATCGAGCCAAACAGTTCCTGGAAGAGTGCGTCCAGTCGACACGGAAGGAGACTGCCTGA
- a CDS encoding c-type cytochrome domain-containing protein, whose translation MSRSRSNPWKLLSLFAMSLSCLTTTVRAQEENLSAEVKQIFRTRCLECHGDTRREADINILDLSTFVGAAGSVVPGNVDESVLYDYIASDDEDFRMPEAPRPPLSAREIEIVRKWIEAKAPAFPEDVAVPAQASQDPAFANTIGTEFVLTQILKFVEATPRADRPFLRFFSSNHLLTAGATADELREQQFALTKALNHLSWQPDIVKPFVVDPETNTIFAVDIRKLGWHESVVTPVSPHKLPGNANVDKFDMILLEYPYGIAYENAETFEQLREVYLKPAGLIRPVPYVRIDWLISVATQSPLYEDLLELPHELNQLEQMIGVDSEANLQNFIASRAGMTLSGVSRNNRIVERHPSRDGAYWKSFDFETSKGLQNMFADPLDFHYAGGEMIWNLPNGLQAYLVTDNAGNRILEAPTTIVTDKFSEDKVVRNGLACMRCHDRGMKRFSDNIRPAFQALPGNSGLNTRDILRLYIPKQEMDQLLDKDEARFQSAMQEALGGNVKNEPLTATTRKFIDAPLTLTQAAGELGLKEPGQLNAVFKLPQFTQLGLAGLSTGGVIRRDTWEDYYDRVVRQLGIGTPIAAIDGLTRPDHLAEGLARNLKVSTNRKSNLFSPGDEMVISIKNETGVDLFIELVGTSARGRKVALTKQVLPLKNGSVYRFPETGSIKIQPQLGTEFITVFASPQQFSPGVLLRGKNVNDRFVHDFYNFAEDQHRLKNNPSQLIKKTISIETR comes from the coding sequence ATGAGCCGCAGCCGGTCAAACCCGTGGAAATTACTGTCTCTATTTGCCATGTCTTTGTCCTGTTTAACGACAACGGTCAGGGCGCAGGAAGAAAACCTGTCAGCGGAAGTCAAACAGATTTTCCGCACACGCTGCCTGGAATGTCACGGTGACACACGTCGGGAAGCAGATATCAATATTCTCGACCTGAGCACGTTTGTCGGCGCAGCAGGCTCCGTAGTACCGGGCAATGTCGATGAATCCGTGCTCTACGATTACATCGCTTCCGATGATGAAGACTTCCGCATGCCGGAAGCACCGCGGCCTCCGCTCAGTGCGAGAGAAATTGAAATCGTCCGCAAATGGATCGAAGCCAAAGCCCCTGCTTTTCCTGAAGATGTTGCCGTCCCTGCTCAAGCGAGTCAGGATCCCGCGTTTGCCAATACCATCGGCACCGAATTTGTCTTAACGCAGATCCTGAAATTCGTGGAGGCCACACCCCGTGCTGACCGTCCGTTTTTACGTTTCTTCAGCAGTAACCACCTGTTGACCGCAGGTGCGACCGCAGATGAACTGCGCGAACAGCAATTTGCATTGACCAAAGCGCTAAACCACTTGTCCTGGCAGCCCGATATCGTCAAACCGTTTGTCGTCGATCCCGAAACAAACACCATCTTCGCCGTAGATATTCGCAAACTGGGCTGGCATGAATCGGTCGTGACGCCCGTTTCACCTCACAAGCTGCCCGGCAACGCCAACGTCGACAAGTTCGACATGATCCTGCTCGAATACCCGTATGGCATCGCCTATGAAAACGCGGAAACATTCGAACAACTTCGGGAGGTCTACCTCAAGCCGGCCGGCCTGATCAGACCGGTACCCTATGTCCGCATTGACTGGTTGATCAGCGTCGCCACCCAATCGCCACTCTATGAAGATCTTCTCGAACTGCCGCATGAATTGAATCAGCTCGAACAGATGATCGGCGTCGACAGTGAAGCAAACCTGCAGAACTTTATTGCCAGCCGGGCGGGCATGACGCTCTCCGGTGTTTCACGCAACAATCGCATTGTCGAACGGCACCCATCCCGAGACGGTGCTTACTGGAAAAGCTTTGATTTCGAGACCAGCAAAGGTCTGCAGAACATGTTCGCCGACCCGCTCGATTTCCATTATGCCGGCGGCGAGATGATCTGGAACCTGCCCAACGGCCTGCAGGCCTATCTGGTCACCGACAACGCAGGCAACCGCATCCTGGAAGCCCCCACTACAATCGTGACCGACAAATTTTCGGAAGACAAAGTCGTCCGCAACGGACTGGCTTGCATGCGTTGTCATGACCGGGGAATGAAACGTTTCTCCGATAACATCCGCCCCGCTTTCCAGGCACTCCCTGGTAACTCAGGTCTGAATACACGAGACATTCTACGCCTCTACATCCCCAAGCAGGAAATGGACCAGTTGCTCGACAAGGATGAAGCACGCTTCCAGTCCGCCATGCAGGAAGCGTTGGGAGGTAACGTGAAAAATGAGCCCCTAACCGCCACCACCCGTAAATTCATCGACGCCCCACTGACGCTTACCCAGGCCGCTGGCGAACTGGGCCTCAAGGAACCGGGGCAGCTGAATGCGGTATTCAAGCTTCCCCAGTTCACACAACTGGGACTGGCAGGATTATCCACCGGCGGTGTGATCCGCCGCGATACCTGGGAGGACTATTATGACCGTGTCGTCCGCCAGCTGGGTATCGGCACTCCCATTGCCGCCATCGATGGCTTGACCCGACCGGATCATTTAGCAGAAGGACTGGCCCGAAACCTGAAAGTGAGCACCAATCGGAAAAGCAATCTATTTTCGCCCGGCGATGAGATGGTGATCAGCATCAAAAATGAAACCGGCGTCGATCTGTTTATCGAACTGGTAGGCACCAGTGCCCGTGGTCGCAAAGTCGCTTTGACCAAACAGGTACTGCCCTTGAAAAATGGCAGCGTGTATCGTTTCCCGGAAACCGGTTCGATTAAGATTCAACCGCAACTGGGCACCGAATTCATTACCGTCTTTGCCAGCCCCCAACAATTCAGTCCCGGGGTTCTGCTGCGGGGGAAGAATGTTAACGATCGCTTCGTTCACGATTTCTACAATTTCGCAGAAGACCAGCATCGGCTCAAAAATAACCCCAGCCAGCTGATTAAGAAAACTATCAGTATCGAAACCAGGTAA
- a CDS encoding CHAT domain-containing protein: MKLLSRLIFGLLIGKLLLQSASAEQLVVITKPTSLRVENRNIAALQPGQTVWAFKTEGKWTWVKHPEFNEKGWIPLADHQTPKQTDQQKQLLKEVIQQLKQIENIKSTTYSTERHQAQQKVWQNLQQVYGSNHPDTAAALANYGIELDKKGEYLKSIRILKETLPVLERWKGEDHLDTVRALEMLSAIQFRAAQYRDARTTLERVSKLRERHFPEDIKGKATVLANLGVMYERQGDITQARILIERSVELRTKAFGPSHKDTLSGKRQLAGVLYVLEDVSRARKLYEEIILTNRKAGRGESADNIEVQYELMLLLQQSGEWEQALKLSKELMPLVQRKFSKDHPLYIKTSSTIALLTGDDQTSIQLTREALAASQRTQGLHHPQTLMLQYQLASQEYRNGNREVAARSLRELLKIYKQLGQTADRKNSDDRELAQVLGMLAVVEAHSGNWNEAADAFDRQRRISKRFTDKVLPGLSQKEQLRFLTGYDAWQYQQALGIMWAQRDNEYLMEKSLEAILNRKALVQETLSSHERLLRQFKGAARSVAENLFAIRRELASLALKSDLNEQQKQARLDALNRQEQTLIQQLGLADAELNRSEWVTLEQIRAQLPTDSVLVEFVRITPYTINEDGAHAEKHRYAAWIIPPTGKGRIQTIDLGSASEIEATLRTGLQSIQKGAAQSLQTGESQATAATQKLLQALFQQTLKPLLPHLTNVQQVILSPDASLWLVPWAALPLEKDRFAVEQFEFRFVVSGRELLADRQGPGSGVTAPVIFANPDYNLFGLSQTEQPESGLQLGPVSLLPGTAQEALRIAPPISKYTRPPRLLTEAQATEAAFKSIRSPEVLVLSTHGFFLPDEAAVSLEQRKALYHAARIYNAANKSYKAKEYQKALVPAQWAFEICNEIQGLNGIATFNSARLSGRILRALKRYEEARPYYEFQLDYRLLNDGSSTKTMYAFKNLASLCGSLKDYQAQTNAYEQAWRMGARVRGPNEKAVHTIRSLLISAAEKSADYALACEAREDQIKYYKEKYGAEHANTIVAELKLAQLLESNQQFNEAEKRFRDNLALRIKVYGAESERTALAHSLLGQFLERRERYQDAATELKRAVEIREKISPENKKLMFGSYYRLYQVFDKLNDPEQRDHYQKQMDATGLKLKKPSGSKKESASAKPSTPEKKDTTEQTEPIDPDLAALRTAALNQMSRMVQTYPTNQEGAVNPLLRCGLMLAGCNNRLEALRKQKDDGVLTGLEIISTDLRGTRLVVLSACETGVGEIRSGEGVAGLRQAFQLAGAESVVASLWSIPDQETALLMEEYFSNLAQGMKKSTALRQAQLKRIQARRDRNGAAHPFFWAAFTHTGKNESR; this comes from the coding sequence ATGAAATTGCTCTCGAGACTTATCTTCGGGCTTTTGATTGGAAAGCTGCTGCTCCAGTCTGCCTCAGCCGAACAGCTGGTGGTGATTACTAAACCCACCAGCCTCCGGGTGGAAAACCGAAACATCGCTGCCCTGCAACCGGGACAGACAGTCTGGGCCTTCAAAACCGAGGGCAAATGGACCTGGGTCAAACATCCCGAGTTCAACGAAAAAGGCTGGATTCCCCTGGCCGATCATCAAACCCCGAAACAAACCGATCAGCAGAAACAACTCCTGAAAGAAGTAATTCAACAACTCAAGCAGATCGAGAACATCAAATCGACGACCTACTCCACTGAAAGACATCAGGCCCAGCAGAAAGTCTGGCAGAACCTGCAGCAGGTCTACGGTTCGAATCACCCCGACACCGCAGCAGCTTTGGCGAACTACGGGATTGAACTGGATAAAAAAGGCGAGTACCTCAAAAGCATCCGCATTCTGAAAGAGACATTACCCGTATTGGAACGCTGGAAAGGGGAAGACCATCTCGATACGGTGCGCGCCCTGGAAATGCTCTCCGCGATTCAGTTCCGAGCTGCACAATACCGGGACGCGCGAACGACTCTGGAACGGGTCAGTAAACTTCGCGAACGCCACTTCCCCGAAGATATCAAAGGCAAGGCCACGGTTCTGGCCAACCTGGGAGTCATGTATGAACGCCAGGGGGATATCACCCAGGCACGCATTCTGATCGAACGATCGGTTGAGCTGCGTACGAAAGCATTTGGTCCCTCACATAAAGACACGCTCTCAGGCAAACGACAACTGGCGGGGGTGTTGTATGTACTGGAAGATGTTTCCAGAGCCCGGAAACTGTATGAAGAAATCATCCTCACGAATCGCAAAGCGGGCCGAGGAGAAAGTGCCGACAACATCGAAGTCCAATACGAGTTGATGTTGCTGTTACAACAGAGCGGGGAATGGGAACAGGCCCTCAAACTGAGTAAAGAACTCATGCCGCTGGTGCAGCGCAAGTTCAGCAAAGATCACCCACTGTATATCAAAACCTCTTCCACCATCGCCCTCCTGACCGGCGATGACCAGACCTCGATTCAACTCACCCGGGAAGCATTAGCCGCATCCCAACGCACCCAGGGATTACATCACCCCCAGACGTTAATGCTTCAGTATCAGCTGGCCTCTCAGGAATACAGGAATGGCAATCGGGAAGTCGCGGCGCGCAGCTTGCGGGAACTTCTTAAGATTTACAAGCAGCTGGGCCAGACTGCAGACAGAAAGAATTCGGATGACCGCGAGCTGGCCCAGGTCCTGGGCATGCTGGCGGTGGTGGAAGCGCATTCCGGAAACTGGAATGAGGCTGCAGACGCGTTCGATCGTCAACGCCGCATTTCAAAACGCTTCACCGACAAAGTGCTGCCCGGCTTGAGCCAGAAGGAGCAGCTCCGTTTTCTCACCGGCTATGATGCCTGGCAGTACCAACAGGCACTGGGCATCATGTGGGCGCAGCGTGATAACGAGTACCTGATGGAAAAAAGCCTGGAAGCGATCCTCAACCGCAAAGCCCTGGTTCAGGAAACCCTCTCCAGTCATGAGCGTCTATTACGACAATTCAAAGGAGCCGCCCGCTCGGTTGCGGAAAACCTGTTTGCCATCCGACGCGAACTGGCGTCGCTGGCATTAAAATCTGATCTGAACGAACAGCAGAAACAGGCTCGGCTGGATGCGCTGAATCGCCAGGAACAGACACTGATCCAGCAACTGGGCCTGGCTGATGCGGAACTCAATCGAAGTGAGTGGGTCACCCTGGAACAGATTCGGGCGCAACTGCCAACAGACTCCGTGCTGGTGGAATTTGTGCGCATCACTCCCTATACGATCAACGAAGATGGTGCTCATGCAGAGAAGCACCGCTACGCCGCCTGGATCATTCCCCCCACTGGAAAGGGCCGCATCCAAACCATTGACCTGGGCTCTGCCTCAGAGATCGAAGCCACTTTACGGACGGGTCTGCAATCCATTCAGAAAGGGGCCGCTCAATCCCTGCAGACCGGCGAATCACAGGCGACCGCGGCGACACAAAAACTGCTGCAGGCCCTGTTCCAGCAGACACTGAAACCTCTGCTCCCGCATTTAACCAATGTGCAGCAGGTCATTCTGTCTCCGGACGCCTCGCTCTGGCTGGTTCCCTGGGCGGCCCTCCCCCTGGAGAAAGACCGTTTCGCCGTTGAACAGTTCGAATTTCGCTTTGTTGTCTCCGGACGGGAACTGCTGGCAGATCGTCAGGGCCCCGGTTCAGGCGTGACGGCCCCGGTCATCTTTGCCAATCCGGATTACAATCTGTTCGGACTCAGTCAGACCGAGCAGCCAGAGTCCGGCTTACAGCTGGGACCGGTCAGTTTACTGCCCGGCACGGCCCAGGAAGCCTTGAGAATTGCGCCCCCCATCAGCAAATACACCCGTCCCCCGCGTCTGTTGACCGAAGCCCAGGCTACGGAGGCCGCTTTCAAATCGATCCGCAGCCCCGAAGTACTCGTCTTGAGCACGCATGGATTCTTCCTGCCCGATGAAGCCGCCGTCAGCCTGGAACAGAGAAAAGCACTCTACCACGCAGCCAGAATTTATAATGCTGCTAACAAATCTTATAAGGCCAAGGAGTATCAGAAAGCCCTGGTCCCCGCCCAGTGGGCCTTTGAGATCTGTAACGAAATTCAGGGTCTCAATGGCATTGCCACCTTCAACTCAGCCCGACTTTCAGGCCGGATTCTGAGGGCCCTGAAACGTTATGAAGAAGCGCGCCCCTACTATGAATTTCAGCTGGATTACAGATTGTTGAATGACGGCTCAAGCACCAAAACCATGTACGCTTTCAAGAACCTGGCCAGCCTCTGCGGTTCCCTGAAAGATTACCAGGCGCAAACGAACGCTTATGAGCAGGCCTGGCGCATGGGAGCCCGGGTCCGGGGACCCAATGAGAAAGCCGTGCATACCATCCGCTCCCTGTTAATCAGCGCCGCCGAAAAATCAGCAGACTACGCCCTCGCCTGTGAAGCCCGAGAAGATCAGATCAAATACTACAAAGAGAAATACGGGGCCGAGCATGCCAACACCATCGTGGCGGAATTAAAGCTGGCCCAGTTACTGGAATCGAATCAACAGTTTAACGAAGCAGAAAAACGTTTTCGGGACAATCTGGCCCTGCGAATAAAAGTCTATGGGGCAGAATCCGAACGGACCGCCCTGGCCCATAGCCTGCTCGGTCAGTTTCTGGAACGCCGCGAACGCTATCAGGACGCGGCCACTGAGCTGAAACGTGCTGTTGAAATCCGGGAAAAAATCTCGCCGGAAAACAAAAAGCTGATGTTCGGTTCCTATTACCGCCTGTATCAGGTGTTCGATAAATTGAACGATCCCGAGCAGCGGGACCATTATCAGAAGCAGATGGACGCCACCGGGCTCAAGCTCAAGAAGCCAAGTGGCAGCAAAAAAGAATCTGCTTCAGCAAAGCCATCCACACCGGAGAAAAAAGACACAACCGAACAGACAGAGCCCATCGATCCCGACCTGGCAGCCCTGCGGACAGCCGCCCTCAATCAGATGTCGCGCATGGTGCAGACCTATCCGACCAATCAAGAGGGAGCTGTCAACCCCCTGCTCCGTTGCGGCCTGATGCTCGCCGGGTGCAACAACCGGCTGGAAGCACTCAGAAAACAGAAAGATGATGGCGTATTGACCGGCCTGGAAATCATCAGCACCGACCTGCGTGGAACGCGTCTGGTCGTACTCAGTGCCTGCGAAACCGGCGTTGGTGAAATCCGTTCGGGGGAAGGTGTTGCAGGACTCCGACAGGCCTTCCAACTCGCGGGGGCAGAATCCGTCGTCGCATCACTCTGGAGCATCCCCGATCAGGAAACAGCCCTGTTGATGGAAGAATACTTTTCCAATCTCGCCCAGGGAATGAAAAAATCGACCGCACTCCGGCAGGCGCAACTCAAACGCATCCAGGCCCGCCGCGATCGGAATGGAGCCGCTCATCCATTCTTCTGGGCCGCGTTTACACATACAGGTAAAAACGAAAGTCGTTGA
- a CDS encoding tetratricopeptide repeat protein has protein sequence MKSTRLIHTGYLIGLLCVVLTRPVLSAEGPMLIVGTPQADIKVDRSQDAKVLRTVKQGNRFWAFATTENWYEVKDPKSQQHGWISREQASPIQLTAEQMQKIKSAQETHSRAMKLYSSGDRKQAVQLGIQALEQVKAVHGKYHPDTASVMSFPAVAYHELQDLEKATSYTEECLEIRRQVFGNAHPETAASLNNLGSLYVTLKRYSKAEPLLKESLKLAHAQLGTKHQGTVSAMINLGSLYEAMGKYKQAETLYQQILSVMTQNYGKDHYRTSVVHDKMAKLYLQMQAYPQAEQHMQQCHAIRQKSLGETHPETVNALHERGRIYVMQEKYADAEPIFLKCLELVSSETGENHLQTTILRDNLVMIFDHLDKYSEAEQLMLKNLKIRRDSLDQKHPDLLYSLNSLGNYYFARQEYSQALPYFKEALEITQKTRGAEHPATAVALGRLGNLYRMQGKKLEAEPLLSQSLKINQKALGADHRATIQAQQNLAALNETPEDDPPAE, from the coding sequence ATGAAATCAACCAGACTGATTCATACAGGTTATTTGATCGGACTGCTGTGTGTTGTGCTGACTCGCCCTGTCCTGTCTGCGGAAGGGCCGATGCTGATCGTTGGTACGCCCCAGGCAGACATCAAAGTCGATCGCAGTCAGGATGCAAAAGTTTTAAGAACAGTCAAACAGGGAAACCGGTTCTGGGCGTTTGCCACGACTGAAAACTGGTATGAGGTCAAGGACCCAAAATCCCAGCAGCACGGCTGGATCTCCCGCGAGCAGGCCAGCCCGATTCAGTTAACCGCAGAGCAAATGCAGAAAATCAAGTCAGCGCAAGAGACACACTCGAGAGCCATGAAGCTGTATTCCAGCGGGGATCGCAAACAGGCTGTGCAACTCGGAATACAGGCTCTGGAACAGGTAAAAGCGGTCCACGGAAAATATCATCCCGATACCGCATCCGTCATGTCCTTTCCTGCAGTCGCCTACCACGAACTGCAAGACCTGGAAAAAGCCACTTCCTACACCGAAGAATGCCTGGAGATTCGTCGACAGGTCTTCGGAAATGCTCATCCTGAAACAGCGGCTTCACTGAATAACCTGGGATCGCTATACGTAACTTTGAAACGCTATTCCAAGGCTGAGCCACTGCTCAAGGAAAGTCTCAAACTGGCCCATGCACAACTGGGGACAAAGCACCAGGGAACCGTCTCCGCGATGATCAACCTGGGGTCCCTCTACGAAGCGATGGGAAAATATAAACAGGCAGAAACTCTTTATCAGCAGATCCTGTCTGTGATGACTCAGAATTACGGGAAAGATCATTATCGAACGTCAGTTGTGCACGACAAAATGGCGAAACTCTATCTGCAGATGCAGGCTTATCCCCAGGCAGAACAACATATGCAACAGTGTCACGCGATTCGCCAAAAGTCCCTGGGAGAAACGCATCCCGAGACGGTCAACGCCTTACATGAGCGGGGACGGATTTACGTGATGCAGGAAAAGTACGCGGATGCAGAACCGATCTTCCTCAAGTGCCTGGAACTCGTTTCCAGCGAGACTGGAGAAAATCATCTGCAGACTACAATTCTGCGCGATAACCTGGTCATGATCTTCGATCATTTGGATAAGTATTCTGAAGCTGAGCAACTCATGCTGAAAAACCTGAAGATCCGTCGGGACTCTCTGGATCAAAAGCACCCTGACCTGCTCTATTCGCTCAACAGCCTGGGAAACTATTATTTTGCCAGGCAAGAGTATTCCCAGGCACTGCCTTACTTCAAGGAAGCCCTGGAAATCACTCAGAAAACCAGGGGCGCAGAACATCCTGCTACCGCAGTCGCACTCGGAAGGCTGGGAAACCTGTATCGGATGCAGGGAAAGAAATTAGAGGCAGAACCACTGCTCTCTCAATCGCTGAAAATTAACCAGAAAGCACTGGGGGCCGATCATCGAGCAACCATTCAGGCGCAACAGAATCTCGCCGCGTTAAACGAAACGCCCGAGGACGACCCACCAGCAGAATAA